Proteins encoded by one window of Ascochyta rabiei chromosome 1, complete sequence:
- a CDS encoding Hexokinase — MVTGARKPPSRKGSMADMPRDLKEQIEKLEELFVVPTQKLKEITDHFVKELEKGLTKEGGSIPMNPTWCMAFPDGNETGRYLALDMGGTNLRVCEVTLTDEKGEFEIIQSKYRMPEELKTGTADELWGYVADCLQQFVEYHHEDEQLEDLPLGFTFSYPATQDYIDHGVLQRWTKGFDIDGVEGHDVVPPFNKALAERGVPIKLAALVNDTTGTMIASAYTDAEIKIGCIFGTGCNAAYMEECGAIPKIAHLNLDPKLPMAVNCEWGAFDNEHQVLPRTQYDVIIDKESPRPGQQSFEKMVAGLYLGEIFRLVLLDLHKGHECAIFEGQDASKLERPYSLDAGFLSAIEEDPFENLLETGDLFQNKLGITCSKPELELIRRLAELIGTRAARLTACGVAAICKHKNWDQTHVGADGSVFTKYPHFKIRNAQALKEILDWPAKYGKGKNDPVEILPAEDGSGVGAALIAALTIKRVKEGQLAGIQDRDAMLKIAGKKPRAA, encoded by the exons ATGGTTACAGGTGCAAGGAAGCCTCCCTCCCGAAAGG GTTCCATGGCGGATATGCCCCGGGATCTGAAGGAGCAGATCGAGAAGCTCGAGGAGCTCTTTGTCGTGCCTACTCAGAAGCTGAAGGAGATCACGGATCACTTCGTGAAGGAGCTTGAGAAGGGTCTGACAAAAGAAGGAGGATCAATC CCCATGAACCCAACATGGTGTATGGCTTTTCCTGACGGTAACGAGACCGGCCGGTACCTTGCTCTCGACATGGGAGGGACCAACTTGCGCGTCTGCGAGGTGACCCTGACCGATGAGAAGGGCGAGTTCGAGATCATTCAGTCCAAGTACCGCATGCCCGAGGAGCTGAAAACGGGAACCGCCGACGAACTTTGGGGCTATGTTGCCGATTGTTTGCAGCAATTCGTCGAATATCACCATGAGGACGAGCAGCTTGAGGATCTGCCTTTGGGTTTTACGTTCTCTTACCCGGCAACTCAGGACTACATCGACCACGGTGTTCTCCAGAGATGGACAAAAGGATTCGACATTGACGGAGTTGAGGGGCACGATGTTGTACCACCCTTCAACAAGGCCCTGGCTGAGCGTGGAGTGCCTATTAAGCTGGCCGCTCTGGTCAACGACACCACTGGCACTATGATCGCCTCCGCATACACCGACGCGGAGATCAAAATTGGATGTATTTTCGGAACTGGCTGTAACGCTGCATACATGGAGGAGTGCGGTGCTATCCCTAAGATTGCACACCTCAACCTCGACCCCAAGCTACCCATGGCTGTCAACTGTGAATGGGGCGCATTCGACAACGAACACCAGGTCCTACCCCGCACACAATACGACGTCATCATCGACAAGGAGTCACCTCGTCCTGGTCAGCAGTCATTTGAAAAGATGGTCGCTGGGCTGTACCTGGGCGAGATTTTCCGCTTGGTCCTTTTGGACTTGCACAAGGGCCACGAGTGCGCGATCTTCGAGGGTCAAGATGCCAGCAAACTGGAGAGGCCCTACTCTCTGGATGCAGGATTCCTTTCTGCCATCGAGGAGGATCCTTTCGAGAACTTGCTAGAGACTGGTGACCTCTTCCAGAACAAGCTTGGCATCACATGTTCAAAGCCAGAGCTCGAGCTCATCCGACGTCTGGCTGAGCTTATCGGCACCCGTGCTGCGCGTCTGACCGCGTGCGGTGTTGCGGCCATCTGCAAGCACAAGAACTGGGACCAGACACACGTTGGTGCTGACGGCTCCGTCTTTACCAAGTACCCCCATTTCAAGATCCGCAATGCGCAGGCACTGAAGGAGATCCTGGATTGGCCTGCGAAGTATGGCAAGGGCAAGAACGACCCTGTCGAGATTCTACCCGCGGAAGACGGTTCCGGTGTTGGTGCTGCTTTGATTGCTGCGCTCACGATCAAGCGCGTGAAGGAAGGCCAGCTTGCGGGTATCCAAGACCGTGATGCTATGCTGAAGATAGCCGGAAAGAAGCCTCGGGCAGCATGA